Proteins encoded in a region of the Vicia villosa cultivar HV-30 ecotype Madison, WI linkage group LG5, Vvil1.0, whole genome shotgun sequence genome:
- the LOC131605732 gene encoding ABC transporter G family member 1-like: MGPSGSGKSTLLDALAGRLSSNMKHTGKILINGHKQALAYGISGYVTQDEAMLSMLTAGETLYYSAQLQFPDSLSITEKKEQADLILREMGLIDAVNTRVGGWSSKGLSGGQRRRLSICIEILTRPRLLFLDEPTSGLDSAASYYVMSRIARLNLSDGVRRTVVVSIHQPSSEVFELFHDLCLLSSGETVYFGPSYDANQFFAANGFPCPTLHNPSDHYLRIINKDFETDDVEEGFGKGVTTEEAIDILVKSYKSSRIRKKVKKEVAKISKSDSGAIGKKRTHAAFITQCLVLIRRSSLQLFRDVGNYWLRLVVFVIIAISIGSIFYNIGSASGSGSIQGRGSLLTFLISVLTFMTLVGGFSPLLEEMKVFERERLNGHYGVTAFLIGNIFSAVPYILMISLIPGGIAYYLCGMHKGLEHFVYFISLLLAIVMWVESLMLVVGSISPNYVIGMFITGGIEGLMILTAGFYRLPNELPKPLWKYPLYHISFLKYAFQGSFKNEFEKLNVSMETKTMSGREILDETWHVEMGYSKWVDLVIMFGMIVLYRVLFLVITKSKEKLKPFVAVISVMTASPQKAFFNPALTNMHLTLSKIVRLNLSAKSFCQGVLAIILCLAIPDTP, from the exons ATGGGCCCTTCTGGCTCTGGAAAATCCACACTTCTTGATGCTTTAGCAG GAAGATTAAGCTCAAACATGAAGCATACAGGAAAAATTCTAATCAATGGCCACAAACAAGCACTGGCTTATGGAATATCA GGCTATGTAACACAAGACGAGGCTATGCTGTCAATGTTAACGGCCGGAGAAACTTTATACTATTCAGCTCAGCTTCAGTTTCCAGATTCTCTGTCCATAACAGAAAAAAAGGAGCAAGCAGATCTTATACTCAGAGAAATGGGCCTAATAGATGCTGTTAACACAAGGGTTGGAGGATGGAGTTCTAAAGGTCTAAGTGGAGGACAAAGGAGGAGACTTAGCATTTGCATTGAGATTCTAACGCGACCGAGACTTCTCTTCCTTGATGAACCGACGAGCGGACTCGATAGTGCAGCTTCATATTATGTCATGAGTAGGATTGCGCGGTTAAATTTAAGTGACGGTGTTCGAAGGACTGTTGTTGTATCCATCCACCAACCTAGCAGTGAAGTTTTTGAACTTTTTCATGACCTTTGTCTTCTGTCTTCTGGTGAAACTGTATATTTTGGTCCATCCTATGATGCAAATCAG TTTTTTGCTGCAAATGGTTTTCCTTGTCCAACACTCCACAATCCTTCTGATCATTACTTAAGGATAATAAACAAAGATTTTGAAACG GATGATGTTGAAGAAGGCTTTGGTAAGGGAGTAACCACAGAAGAAGCAATTGATATCCTTGTAAAGTCTTATAAATCATCTCGAATtagaaaaaaagttaaaaaagaaGTTGCGAAAATAAGTAAAAGT GACTCTGGTGCAATAGGGAAGAAGAGGACTCATGCTGCATTTATCACTCAATGTCTTGTTCTTATAAGAAGATCTTCTCTGCAATTGTTTCGAGACGTAGGAAACTACTGGCTTCGTTTAGTTGTCTTTGTTATAATTGCTATAAGCATTGGTTCTATCTTCTATAACATTGGTTCAGCTAGTGGATCAGGATCAATTCAG GGTAGAGGTTCATTGCTCACATTTCTTATTTCAGTTCTAACTTTCATGACCCTTGTTGGTGGATTCTCTCCTCTTTTGGAGGAAATGAAG GTATTTGAACGAGAGAGATTGAACGGACACTATGGTGTAACTGCATTTCTGATTGGAAATATATTCTCAGCTGTTCCTTACATTCTAATGATCTCTCTAATTCCTGGAGGAATAGCATACTACCTTTGTGGAATGCACAAAGGACTAGAACACTTTGTATACTTCATTTCATTGCTATTAGCCATTGTGATGTGGGTTGAGAGTCTCATGTTGGTTGTTGGAAGCATATCACCAAACTATGTAATAGGAATGTTCATCACTGGTGGAATTGAAGGACTCATGATACTAACAGCTGGATTCTATAGATTACCAAATGAACTACCTAAACCACTATGGAAATACCCTTTATACCATATATCATTCCTTAAGTATGCATTTCAAGGATCATTCAAGAATGAGTTTGAAAAGTTGAATGTTTCTATGGAGACCAAAACTATGAGTGGTAGGGAAATATTGGATGAGACATGGCATGTTGAAATGGGTTATTCTAAGTGGGTTGATCTTGTTATCATGTTTGGTATGATTGTGTTGTATAGAGTTTTGTTCTTGGTCATTACTAAGAGTAAGGAGAAGTTGAAGCCTTTTGTTGCAGTCATAAGTG TCATGACTGCCTCACCCCAAAAAGCCTTCTTTAACCCAGCACTAACCAACATGCACCTCACTctttccaaaatagttcgattaaacctttctgCTAAATCATTTTGTCAGGGAGTACTTGCAATAattttgtgccttgcaataccagacaCACCATAA